One window of the Rhizorhabdus dicambivorans genome contains the following:
- the metZ gene encoding O-succinylhomoserine sulfhydrylase, which produces MKKLTGQDRSITTKWRPATQAVRGGTARSQWGETSEAIFLTSGYAYDCAGDAAARFAGEQKGMTYSRLQNPTVEMLEERIALIEGAPAARCMATGMAAMTAALLCQLSVGDHIVAAKAAFGSCRWLVDSLLPRFGIETTVVDGRDNDAWKAAIRPNTKLFFFETPANPTLDIVDLEAVCAIAKQAGLLTVVDNAFATPALQRPMEYGADIVAYSATKMMDGQGRVLAGAVCGSEDFINNTLLSFTRNTGPTLSAFNAWVVLKGLETMDMRVKRQSESALQVARFLDGRVPRAIYPALPSHPQHELAVKQMPDGGGTVVAIYLDGGRAQAHGLLDALELVDISNNLGDSRSLMTHPASTTHAGLTAEVRADMGVEEGMLRLSVGLEDPLDLIEDFDRALRAVGL; this is translated from the coding sequence ATGAAGAAACTGACCGGCCAGGACCGCAGCATCACCACCAAATGGCGGCCCGCCACCCAGGCGGTTCGCGGGGGCACCGCGCGTTCGCAATGGGGGGAGACGAGCGAGGCGATCTTCCTCACCTCGGGTTATGCCTATGATTGTGCGGGCGATGCCGCCGCGCGCTTCGCGGGCGAGCAGAAGGGGATGACCTATTCGCGCCTCCAGAACCCCACCGTGGAGATGCTGGAGGAGCGGATCGCGCTGATCGAGGGCGCCCCCGCCGCGCGCTGCATGGCCACCGGCATGGCGGCGATGACGGCGGCACTGCTCTGCCAGCTGTCCGTGGGCGATCATATCGTCGCGGCCAAGGCGGCGTTCGGGTCGTGCCGCTGGCTGGTGGACAGCCTGCTGCCGCGCTTCGGGATCGAGACGACCGTCGTCGACGGGCGCGACAATGATGCGTGGAAGGCGGCGATCCGCCCCAATACCAAGCTGTTCTTCTTCGAGACCCCGGCCAACCCCACGCTCGACATCGTCGATCTGGAGGCGGTGTGCGCGATCGCGAAGCAGGCGGGGCTGCTGACCGTGGTCGACAACGCCTTCGCCACCCCGGCCTTGCAGCGGCCGATGGAATATGGCGCGGACATCGTCGCCTATTCCGCGACCAAGATGATGGACGGGCAGGGCCGGGTGCTGGCCGGCGCGGTTTGCGGCAGCGAGGATTTCATCAACAACACGCTCCTCTCCTTCACCCGCAACACCGGGCCGACGCTCTCCGCCTTCAATGCCTGGGTGGTGCTGAAGGGGCTGGAGACGATGGACATGCGGGTCAAGCGGCAGAGCGAGAGCGCGCTGCAGGTCGCCCGCTTCCTCGACGGGCGGGTGCCGCGCGCGATCTATCCGGCGCTGCCCAGCCACCCGCAACACGAACTGGCCGTGAAGCAGATGCCCGACGGCGGCGGCACCGTCGTCGCGATCTATCTGGACGGCGGGCGTGCCCAGGCCCATGGTCTGCTCGATGCGCTGGAACTGGTCGACATTTCGAACAATCTGGGCGACTCTCGCTCGCTGATGACGCACCCGGCCTCCACCACCCATGCCGGGCTGACCGCCGAGGTGCGCGCGGATATGGGAGTAGAGGAAGGCATGTTGCGGCTCAGCGTGGGTCTGGAAGACCCGCTCGACCTGATCGAGGATTTCGACCGCGCGCTGAGGGCCGTGGGCCTGTGA
- the apaG gene encoding Co2+/Mg2+ efflux protein ApaG, which yields MKALFPHVAQTRGVVVRVAVSFMPEQSEPARGRWFWSYHIRIENEGHQAVQLLTRHWLITDGRGVKHDVRGEGVVGEQPVVEPGQSYDYVSGCPLQTATGSMEGSYHMVAEDGSTFEAAIPRFPLIGPAVAI from the coding sequence ATGAAGGCGCTCTTCCCGCATGTCGCCCAGACGCGCGGCGTCGTAGTGCGGGTCGCGGTGTCCTTCATGCCCGAACAGTCGGAGCCGGCGCGCGGCCGCTGGTTCTGGTCCTATCATATCCGGATCGAGAATGAGGGGCACCAGGCCGTCCAACTGCTCACCCGCCACTGGCTGATCACCGACGGGCGCGGCGTGAAGCACGACGTGCGCGGCGAGGGCGTGGTCGGCGAGCAGCCGGTGGTCGAGCCGGGCCAGAGCTACGATTATGTCTCGGGCTGCCCGCTGCAGACCGCGACCGGATCGATGGAGGGCAGCTACCATATGGTCGCCGAGGACGGATCGACCTTCGAGGCGGCCATCCCGCGCTTCCCGCTGATCGGCCCGGCGGTCGCGATCTGA
- a CDS encoding LysR family transcriptional regulator: MKRTHLPLNGLRVLDAAARHLSFTRAADELAVTPAAVGQQIRALEDTLGVVLFRRTAKGLELTPEGEAGLDALRAGFLQFEEAVRAMQAGQSSKTLTIAAPRDFTAKWLAPRLADFGRDDPELRFVLLSSDEGLDFTQANLDLAICYADGPGEHEGVRLAEGAIVRVGLADGAPIGWPGAPATDKDAGLMVADAGLAIDAAAAGFGTAHVPALLVERDIVEGRVRAHGDPVPSPKAYWLVAPTPQWRQKKVKALVATLTAI; encoded by the coding sequence ATGAAGCGGACGCATCTTCCCCTGAACGGCCTGCGCGTGCTCGACGCGGCGGCCCGGCATTTGTCCTTCACCCGCGCGGCGGACGAGCTGGCGGTGACGCCGGCGGCGGTCGGCCAGCAGATCCGCGCGCTGGAGGATACGCTGGGCGTGGTGCTGTTCCGACGCACCGCCAAGGGCCTGGAATTGACGCCCGAGGGCGAGGCGGGGCTCGACGCGCTGCGCGCCGGCTTCCTCCAGTTCGAGGAGGCGGTCCGCGCGATGCAGGCCGGTCAGTCCTCCAAGACGCTGACCATCGCCGCGCCGCGCGACTTCACCGCCAAGTGGCTGGCCCCGCGCCTCGCCGATTTCGGCCGCGACGATCCGGAGCTTCGCTTCGTGCTGCTCTCGTCGGACGAGGGGCTCGATTTCACCCAGGCCAATCTCGATCTCGCCATCTGCTACGCCGATGGCCCCGGCGAGCATGAGGGGGTGAGGCTGGCCGAGGGCGCGATCGTCAGGGTCGGGCTTGCCGATGGCGCGCCGATCGGCTGGCCGGGCGCGCCGGCCACCGACAAGGACGCCGGGCTGATGGTCGCCGATGCCGGGCTCGCGATCGATGCGGCGGCGGCGGGCTTCGGTACCGCGCATGTCCCCGCCCTGCTGGTCGAGCGGGACATAGTGGAGGGGCGGGTGCGCGCCCATGGCGATCCGGTGCCGAGCCCCAAGGCCTATTGGCTGGTCGCGCCGACCCCGCAATGGCGCCAGAAGAAGGTCAAGGCGCTGGTCGCCACATTGACCGCGATCTAG
- a CDS encoding alpha/beta fold hydrolase codes for MATFLLVPGALHPAWCWHRVVPLLEAAGHEAIAIDLPGTGEDRSIDPRDATLAIWADHVAGQVRRAARPVLLVGHSRGGLVISEAAERVPDALAGLIYVTAVLPVPGKPLRETSEADPGMVPDIADGCMTFAADIAIRHFYNRCSAEDAAAMIDRLFPEPLGPVGTPSGITAERWGRVPRAFIECSDDRALSLDYQRRMQAAAPCDPVITLDADHSPFLCAPAALADAMLQIAERLAPA; via the coding sequence ATGGCGACTTTCCTTCTGGTTCCGGGGGCGTTGCATCCCGCCTGGTGCTGGCATCGGGTGGTGCCGCTGCTGGAGGCGGCGGGCCATGAGGCGATCGCGATCGACCTGCCGGGGACCGGCGAGGACCGCTCGATCGACCCGCGCGACGCGACGCTGGCGATATGGGCGGACCATGTCGCCGGGCAGGTCCGCCGGGCGGCCAGGCCGGTGCTGCTCGTGGGGCATAGCCGGGGCGGGCTGGTGATCAGCGAGGCGGCCGAGCGGGTGCCCGACGCGCTCGCCGGGCTGATCTACGTCACCGCGGTGCTCCCGGTGCCCGGCAAGCCGTTGCGGGAGACGAGCGAGGCCGATCCTGGCATGGTGCCCGACATCGCCGATGGCTGCATGACCTTCGCCGCCGACATCGCCATCCGCCATTTCTACAACCGCTGCTCGGCCGAGGATGCTGCGGCGATGATCGATCGCCTCTTCCCCGAGCCGCTCGGGCCGGTAGGTACCCCATCGGGCATCACTGCCGAGCGGTGGGGGCGGGTGCCGCGCGCCTTCATCGAATGCAGCGACGACAGAGCGCTGAGCCTCGACTATCAGCGGCGCATGCAGGCTGCCGCGCCCTGCGATCCGGTGATCACGCTCGACGCCGATCACTCGCCCTTCCTGTGCGCGCCCGCGGCGCTGGCCGATGCGATGCTGCAAATAGCGGAGCGCCTCGCGCCGGCCTGA